Proteins from one Pseudomonas sp. KBS0710 genomic window:
- the serS gene encoding serine--tRNA ligase, translating into MLDSKLLRSNLQDVADRLASRGFALDVARIEALEEQRKTVQTRTEALQAERNARSKSIGQAKQRGEDIAPLMADVERMGTELSDGKVELEGIQTELDSILLGIPNIPHESVPIGEDEDGNVEVRRWGTPKAFDFEIKDHVALGELTGGLDFETAAKMSGARFALLRGPIARMHRALAQFMINLHTAEHGYEEAYTPYLVQAPALMGTSQLPKFEEDLFKISRDGEADLYLIPTAEVSLTNIVAGEILDAKQLPIKFVAHSPCFRSEAGASGRDTRGMIRQHQFDKVEMVQVVEPSTSMEALEGLTANAERVLQLLELPYRVLALCTGDMGFSAVKTYDLEVWVPSQDKYREISSCSNCGDFQARRMQARFRNPETGKPELVHTLNGSGLAVGRTLVAVLENYQQADGSIRVPDVLKPYMGGVEVIG; encoded by the coding sequence CCTGGCATCCCGTGGCTTCGCCTTGGATGTTGCGCGCATCGAAGCGCTGGAAGAACAGCGCAAGACCGTCCAGACCCGCACCGAAGCACTGCAGGCTGAGCGTAATGCGCGTTCCAAATCCATCGGTCAGGCCAAGCAGCGTGGCGAAGACATCGCGCCGTTGATGGCGGACGTCGAGCGCATGGGCACCGAGCTGTCCGACGGCAAGGTCGAGCTGGAAGGCATTCAGACCGAGCTGGATTCGATCCTGCTGGGCATCCCGAATATTCCGCACGAATCGGTGCCGATTGGTGAAGACGAAGACGGCAACGTCGAAGTGCGCCGTTGGGGCACGCCAAAAGCCTTTGATTTCGAGATCAAGGATCACGTTGCGTTGGGCGAACTGACCGGCGGCCTGGATTTCGAAACCGCCGCCAAAATGTCCGGCGCACGCTTTGCTCTGCTGCGCGGCCCGATCGCGCGCATGCACCGTGCCCTGGCGCAGTTCATGATCAACCTGCACACCGCTGAACACGGCTACGAAGAAGCCTACACGCCGTATCTGGTGCAGGCGCCGGCGCTGATGGGCACCAGCCAGCTGCCGAAGTTCGAAGAAGACCTGTTCAAGATCAGCCGCGACGGCGAAGCCGACCTGTACCTGATCCCGACTGCCGAAGTGTCGCTGACCAACATCGTCGCTGGCGAAATTCTCGATGCCAAGCAGCTGCCGATCAAGTTCGTGGCCCACAGCCCGTGCTTCCGTAGCGAAGCCGGTGCCTCGGGGCGTGACACGCGCGGCATGATCCGTCAGCACCAGTTCGACAAGGTGGAGATGGTGCAGGTTGTAGAGCCGTCGACGTCCATGGAAGCCCTGGAAGGCCTGACCGCCAACGCCGAGCGCGTCCTGCAACTGCTGGAACTGCCGTACCGCGTACTGGCGCTCTGCACCGGCGACATGGGGTTCAGTGCCGTGAAGACCTACGACCTCGAAGTGTGGGTGCCAAGCCAGGACAAGTACCGCGAAATTTCGTCGTGCTCCAACTGCGGTGATTTCCAGGCCCGTCGCATGCAGGCGCGTTTCCGTAACCCGGAAACCGGCAAGCCGGAACTGGTCCACACCCTCAACGGTTCGGGCCTGGCCGTAGGCCGTACCCTGGTGGCCGTGTTGGAAAACTACCAGCAGGCCGACGGTTCTATCCGCGTGCCGGACGTGCTCAAGCCGTACATGGGCGGCGTTGAGGTCATCGGCTAA